In Amycolatopsis jiangsuensis, the following proteins share a genomic window:
- a CDS encoding ANTAR domain-containing protein, whose translation METQGDWDGVALERDQLRTALATQPAIEQAKSMLMLIRGWSADHAFAALTEISQHTNVKLHDVATVIVAAGSRKEPNLADDAVVQAFLREARHLVLGRPLG comes from the coding sequence GAGACTCAAGGTGACTGGGATGGCGTTGCACTCGAGCGCGACCAGTTACGGACCGCGTTGGCCACCCAGCCTGCTATCGAGCAAGCCAAAAGCATGCTCATGTTGATTCGCGGCTGGAGCGCCGACCACGCGTTCGCTGCGTTGACGGAGATCTCCCAGCACACGAACGTCAAGCTGCACGACGTCGCTACGGTCATCGTCGCCGCCGGTAGCCGAAAGGAGCCGAACCTCGCCGATGACGCCGTCGTCCAGGCTTTCCTCCGCGAGGCTCGGCACCTCGTGCTTGGCCGACCGCTCGGCTGA